Below is a window of Streptomyces sp. NBC_00223 DNA.
TACCCCGCCGGCGCCTGTCACCTCGTACCGCTGGATCATCCGCCGCACCTCCTTCCTTGCCGAGTGTTCGGTGCTCTTCCCGCCCCACGCTATCGAACTTTTATTCGAACAGATGCCCAAGGCGAGTAACACCGCTCGTTCGAGTGACAGCGCTCAAGGATTGGCCGCCCGGGCCGAGGGGAGGACTTCTGCGGGACGCGGCGCGAAGGGGAAGCGGGCCGCGAGGAGGTCACGGGAAGCTCGGGGTCCCGGGTCCTCCGCAGGGGATCACCGGGGAGGGACAAGGGGAGGAAAGAGCCCCGGCGCCGTCAGACGGCGCCGGGGCCACAGAAGGCCACTCAGGCCCCACGAAGGGGTCTGGGCCCCCACGGAAAAGAAGAAGGAGACGGGGAAAGATGCTGCCTAACGCTTGGCGACGAACACGTGGGACGCGACCTCCGCGTCGAGCTCCGCGGCCTCGCCACCACTGCCGACCAGCACCCCGCCCGGGGAGCCGGTCACACTCACCACCGCGCCCGGCTGCACACCGGCCCGCCGCAGCGTGTACATCACCTGGGCGTCGGTCTGGATCGGCTCACCGATCCGGCGCACCACGACACTCGCCCCGGCCGCCCCCGGCTGGAGCTCGGTGAGACTGACCATGCCCTCCCCCAGGAAGGGGTCGGCGTCGCCCTTCTCGCCCAGCTCCTCCAGACCCGGGATCGGGTTGCCGTACGGGGACTCGGTGGGATGCCGCAGCAGTTCGAGCACCCGGCGCTCCACCGCCTCGCTCATGACGTGCTCCCAACGACACGCCTCGGCGTGGACCTGTTCCCACTCCAGGCCGATGACGTCGACGAGCAGGCACTCGGCGATACGGTGCTTGCGCATCACGCGGGTGGCGGAGCGGCGCCCCTCCTCGGTCAGCTCCAGGTGCCGGTCCCCCGCGACATGCAGCAGCCCGTCACGCTCCATTCGTGCCACCGTCTGGGAGACCGTGGGCCCGCTCTGGTCGAGCCGCTCGGCGATTCGGGCGCGCATGGGGACCACACCCTCCTCCTCCAGCTCCAGGATGGTGCGGAGATACATCTCCGTCGTGTCGATCAGTCCGGACATGCGCGCCCCTCGTGTATTCGTGCGTGGCCCTGTGCCAATTCTGACGCATAGCGGAGACAACCGGCCCTGCTCGGCGGGAGCAGCACCGCACAGCGGCTTGTTTTCTTGACATCCGCCGCGCGCGGGCAGCACGGTGATCCGCATGATTGAGCCCTCCGAAGACCTGGCCGACCGGTATTTCGACAGCGCCATCACCCTGCTGGGCCGGGTGCGCGACGAGGAGGGAACCGGTATCCGGGCCGCCGCGGCCGCCGTCACGGATGTCATCGCCTCAGGTGGCCGGGTGTTCGTTTTCGGCGCGGGACACTCCTCCCTGCCTGCGCAGGACGTGGTCTACCGGGCCGGCGGCCTCGCACTGATCAATCTACTCGCAGTGCCGGGCGCGGTCGGCGTGGATGTCGTGCCCGCCACCCTGGGCAGCGCGCTGGAGCGGGTCGAGGGGCTGGCGGACGCCGTGCTGGAGACCAGCCCGGCCCGCGACGGCGACCTGCTCTTCGTCATCTCGCTCTCCGGCCGCAATACGCTCCCGGTGGAAATGGCGCAGAACGCTCGGTCCCGCGGTCTCACGGTCATCGGCGTCACCTCGCTCGTGTACGCCGAGGGGACCCGGTCCCGGCACGCCTCGGGCACCTTCCTCAAGGACCACTGCGACATCGTCCTCGACTCCAAGATCCCGGTCGGCGACGCGGAGCTGACCGACGACCGCATCCCGGCGCCGTTCGCGCCCGTGTCCACGGTCGTCACCAGCGCGCTGATGCAGGCGGTCATGGCCACGGCCGCGACCGGGCTGGCCGCCCGCGGCATCACCCCGCCGATGATCCGCTCGGGCAATGTCGACGGCGGCCACGAGTGGAACCGCGCGATCTTCGAAGAGCACCGGGACCGGATCTTCTTCCGCAGCTGAGCCCAGGCCCGCGGCGAACCCGCCACGGCGCCCCGGCCACCCGGCCGCCCCGGCCGCCCGCGAGCCCGCCCGCCCCAGGTCAGCCCCTACGGCAGCCCCCGCGGCGGGCCTGCTAGCGGTCGCCCGACAGGTCCGCCAGGTCGAGGGCCATCGCGACCCGCGCCGCGACGTCCTCCGCGTACGCCGCGTCGGCGCGGTCGAAGAGCCGGCGTCCCGACCCCCGCAGAAAGGTCAGCGCGCCGACCGTACGGCCGCGGCTGCGCAGCACCGTGGCGAGCCCGTGGACCGTGCCCGGCGGCCAGCGTCTGGCCGCCGCCCACTCGTCGGTCCGCGCCCGGGACTCCGGCTCCCCGTGGTCCGGGGTGCCGGAGCTGGCGCGTACGGTGCCCTGGCGCTCGACCGCCTGCCGCGCGGGGTGGGCGGTGTCGTAGCCGACCGGGACGGCGTTGGTGGGGAGGGGCCGGCAGGGGCCGGGTTCACCCTCAGGGGTGGCGGCGATCCGTATGAGGCGCCCGGCGCCGTCCACGAGGTCCACCAGGGCGTGGTCGGCGAAGGCCGCGAGCGCGAAGTCCAGCTGCAAGGTGGCGGCCTCAAGGGCGCTCTCGCACTCGGCGGCGGCCCGGTCCGCCCGGTGCAGCTGCTGGTAGCGGAAGCGCACCTGGGCGCCGTCCTTCTCGGCCGTCTTCTGGCCGGTCACGTCGGCGAAGAGCCAGCCGACGCCCAGGGGCACGGGCTCCTCGCCGAGCGGGGAGCCGAGCCGGACGAAGCCGCTGCGCCAGCAGTAACGGGTGGCGGTCTCGTCGCCGCGCGGGCTGACCCACAGCTCGTTGGTGGCGGGCGGCGCGCCCTCGGCGAGCACGTGTTGCAGGGCGTTCTCCAGCTCCTCAGCGCCCTGGGCGAGCAATTCGCCGATCGGGCGGCCGAGCAGCACCTCGCGGGTCGTGCACAGCATGCGGGCGGCCTGCGCGTTGGCCTGGGCGGGCCGCAGGTCGGCGTCGATCACCACCACACCCCAGGAGGCGTCGGCGAACAGCGACTCGCTCAGCGCGATGGACCGCTCCAGGTCGATCTGTGTGTGCACCTCGGAGAAGGCGCAGTAGACGCCCGAGGGCCGGTCGTCGGGGCCCGGCACGGCCGCGCACTGGGCGCGGATCAGCACACGGCGGCCGTCCTTGGTCACCAGGGCGAATTCGTGCACCTGGCGGCCGTTCGCGTCCATTGCCGCGAGGAGTAGTTTCTCCACCTGCCCGGCGTCGGCGGAGCGGGCCGCCCAGCCGTCGAAGCCATGGCGTCCGATCGCGTCGTCGGCGGTCCAGCCGAGAATGCGGGTGGCCTCGGTGTTCCAGTGGGTGACGACACCGTCGCGGTCGAAGGCGCACAGGCCCGCCTCCATGCCGTTGAGCAGCGCGGACAGCAGCTGCTCGTCACCTTTGGGTTGCGCATCAAAAGGCTGCACGTCACAACATTCAACCCCGGTGTGCGCTGCGTCACACGAGATTTCCATAAATAGGTTGTGCGCTTCCGGATCCGTTCCTACTTTGGTGGCACACACGAAGGGAGGTGGTCTGAAGCATGAGTTGCAGTCGGACACGTGAGGTGGCTGCGGGCTAGCTCCGCGCACTGGGCGTGCGCGTTGCGCGCCAATCCCACGCAGTTCACCCGACCCGCGGGCTCGTCGGACTTGTCCGGCCGGTGCTCGGAGCCTTGGCTCCGGGGAGCAGCCCGCGGGTCGTTCGCTTTTCGCGCCCAGGACGCGAAAAGCGCTTCGCACCCCAGGACGCGAAGCCGACCCGCGCCCCAGGACGCGAAACCCCCGGCCCCGCCCCCACCCCGCCGAGCGCTACGGCGCCAGCCGCTCGACCGTCCACCCGCCGTCACCGCCGCGCACGTACCGCAGCCGGTCGTGCAGCCGGTTCTCCCGGCCCTGCCAGAACTCGACGCTCGACGCCTCGACCCGGAAGCCGCCCCAGGTCGGCGGCACCGGCACCTGCGCCCCCTCCGGCCAGCGCCCGGCCACCTCGGCGTACCGCTCCTCCAGCGCCGTACGCGACGCCACCACGCGGGACTGCTCGCTCGCCCAGGCGCCGAGCTGCGAGCCGTGGGGGCGGCTGTGGAAGTACGCCGCGGTCTCCTGCGCGGACACCCGTACGACCGTGCCGCCGACGATCACCTGGCGGGCGATCGGGTGCCAGGGGAAGAGCAGGGAGGCACGGGGATTGGCGGCGAGTTCGCGGCCCTTGCGCGAGCCGTAGTTGCTGTAGAACACGAATCCGTGCTGGTCGTAGCCCTTGAGCAGCACGGTACGGGAGCTGGGGACGCCGTCGGCGTCGGCGGTGGAGACCACCATGGCGTTGGGCTCGGCGAGCAGACCGCCGCCGGTGGCCCGTACGGCTTCGGCGAACCAGTGGGCGAACTGCTCGTAGGGGTCGGCCGGCAGTTCCGCCTCCGTCAGCCCGGTCGCCCGGTACTGCTTGCGCATGGCCGCCGGGTCGTCTTCACGTACCTCTTGTCGTTCTCGCACGCGCACATCTTGCAGGACGGCGGCGCAGGCGTTGCCATGGAACAGGAGTGTGCGCGATGTCACCGGCCCGATCCGAAGGGAGCGGGGTGGACACCCCTCGTACGGGGCATGACCGCAGGACAGCCGCGGTACCGGCAGCCGGGACCCACGCGCTCGTCACAGGGCGCACGCGCACGGACGCGGGACGGCCAGGCTCACCGGGCCCCGCGCCCGCCGGAAAACCGGCACCGGGGACCGCCGCGCCCACCGCCACCCGTTCACTCAGAGGAGCCGCCTCATGTCCGACTTCGTACCGGGACTCGAAGGAGTCGTCGCGTTCGAGACGGAGATCGCCGAGCCCGACCGGGAGGGCGGTTCGCTGCGCTACCGAGGGGTCGACATCGAGGAACTCGTCGGCCATGTGAGCTTCGGGAACGTGTGGGGCCTGCTGGTCGACGGACGGTTCGACCCGGGCCTGCCGCCCGCAGAGCCCTTCCCGATCCCGGTGCACTCCGGCGACATCCGGGTGGATGTGCAGGCCGCGCTGGCCATGCTCGCGCCCGTGTGGGGCCTGCGCCCGCTGCTGGACATCGACGCCGACCAGGCCAGGGACGACCTCGCCCGCGCGGCCGTGATGGCGCTGTCCTACGTCGCCCAGTCCGCGCGCGGGCAGGGGCTGCCGATGGTGCCGCAGCAGGAGATCGACAAGGCCGGGTCGATCACCGAGCGCTTCATGATCCGCTGGCGCGGCGAGCCGGACCCCCGGCATGTCGCCGCCCTGGACGCGTACTGGACCTCGGCCGCCGAGCACGGCATGAACGCGTCGACCTTCACCGCCCGTGTCATCGCCTCGACCGGCGCGGACGTCGCCGCGGCGCTGTCCGGCGCGGTGGGCGCCATGTCGGGCCCGCTGCACGGCGGCGCGCCCTCCCGGGTGCTCGGCATGATCGAGGAGATCGAGCGGACCGGCGACGCCGAGGGCTATGTGAAGGCCGCCCTCGACCGGGGCGACCGGCTGATGGGCTTCGGCCACCGGGTCTACCGGGCCGAGGACCCCCGCGCCCGGGTGCTGCGCCGCACCGCCCGTGAGCTGGGCGCGCCGCGCTACGAGGTGGCCGAGGCGCTGGAGAAGGCGGCGCTCGCCGAGCTGCACGCCCGCCGCCCGGACCGGGTGCTCGCCACCAATGTGGAGTTCTGGGCGGCGATCATGCTGGACTTCGCCGAGGTGCCCGCGTCCATGTTCACGTCGATGTTCACCTGCGCCCGTACGGCCGGCTGGTCGGCCCACATCCTGGAGCAGAAGCGCACCGGCCGCCTTGTCCGCCCCTCGGCGCGGTACGTCGGCCCGGCGCCGCGGAGCCCGCGGGACGTGCACGGGTACGAGGGCATCGTCCACTGAGCGCGGACGGCCGCCGTACGCACCGCCGGGGCGGGCCCTCGCGCCCGCCCCGGCCCGGCACCCCCGTACGGGCCGGTCCCGCGCCCGTGACCAGGCCGTGAACGGCGCCTTCCGCCCAAGGGGCGAACCGCCGTCTCATCGGATGGAACGCCGACGGCAACACGGCGGTAACGGGCTACGCTGCCGACGTGGCCGACATTCAGATTCCCGCTGACATCAAGCCCTCCGACGGACGGTTCGGGGCGGGCCCCTCCAAGGTGCGGACGGAGGCGCTCGACGCCCTCGCCGCGACCGGTACGTCCCTGCTCGGCACCTCTCACCGCCAGGCGCCGGTGAAGAACCTGGTGGGTCAGGTACGTGACGGTGTCCGGCAGCTCTTCTCGCTGCCCGATGGATACGAGGTGGTGCTCGGCAACGGCGGTTCCACCGCGTTCTGGGACATCGCCACCCACGGACTGATCACCGAGAAGTCCCAGCACCTGTCCTTCGGCGAGTTCTCCTCGAAGTTCGCCAAGGCGGCGCAGCTCGCGCCGTGGCTGGCCGACCCGACGATCGTGAAGTCGGAGCCGGGCACCCACCCGGAGCCGTCCGCCGAGGCGGGCGTCGACGTGTACGCCTTCACGCACAACGAGACGTCCACGGGCGTCGCGGCCCCCCTGCGCCGGGTCGCGGGCGCGGACGACGGCGCGCTGGTCCTGGTGGACGCCACCTCGGGCGCGGGCGGCCTGCCGGTCGACATCACCGAGACGGACGTCTACTACTTCGCGCCGCAGAAGTCCTTCGCGGCCGACGGCGGGCTGTGGATCGCCGTGTTCTCCCCGGCGGCCCTGGAGCGCGCCGCCACGATCGCGGCGTCCGGCCGGCACATCCCGGCGTTCTTCGACCTGCCGACGGCGATCGACAACTCGGTGAAGAACCAGACGTACAACACCCCCGCGCTGGCCACCCTCTTCCTGCTCAAGGAGCAGCTGGAGTGGATCAACGGGCAGGGCGGCCTGGACTGGGCGGTCAAGCGCACGGGCGACTCCTCCTCGCGGCTGTACGGCTGGGCGGAGAAGGCCGCGTACGCGACGCCGTTCGTGGCGGACCCGGCGCAGCGCTCCCAGGTGATCGGCACCATCGACTTCGAGGACGGCATCGACGCCGCCGCGGTCGCCAAGGTGCTGCGGGCCAACGGGATCGTGGACACCGAGCCGTACCGCAAGCTGGGCCGCAACCAGCTGCGGGTCGCGATGTTCCCGGCCGTCGACCCGGCCGACGTCGAGGCGCTGACCGCCAGCATCGACTACGTCATCGGTCAGCTCTGATCCCGACCGCGCCGAGTCACTGAGCGCCCGGGCCGCGAAGGCCCGGGCGCTCCCGGCTCTCCACAGGCCGGGCGATCACCCCCTCGACAGCTCAACCCCTCGACAGCGGGCCGCCGACCGGGCCCTCAGTCCCGCCGGCCCCGCCGCAGCAGCTTCCGCAGGCCCACCCCGGCGGCCCCGATGCCCAGCAGCACGACGAGGCCCTTCACCTTGCTCCCGGTGTTCAGGTGCTCGTTCTCGGCGTCCGTGCCCTTCGTCCCGTTCGTGGCGGCGGGCGAGGCGGTGGCCGTCGCGGTGGCCGTAGCAGTGCCCTTCGCGGTGGCCTCGGTGGTGTCCGACGCGCGTGCGCCCGCCGGAGCGACGCTGTCGGGCAGCTCCGCCCCCCTCAGCGGCTCCCGCCACACCGCGCTGTCGCTGCCCTCGCTGCCGTACATCACCGCCCGGCCGTCCCGGGTGAAGGCGACGGACTCGCCCTGCCGCTGCATGGGCAGCGTGAGGGAGCCGATCCGCTGCGGGCGGCCGTCCACCCAGCGGTAGGCGTCGGCCCAGAAGTAGCCGCGCAGCACCAGACGGGTGCCGTCGGGCGAGAAAGCGCCGTCGGTGACCCAGGGGACGTCGCCTATGCTGCGAAAGAAATTGACACCCTGGGCGCTGAGCTTGGCGGGCCCCTCGTAGAGATGGCCGCCCTTCTCGTTCTTGCTGGCTATGTAGACCCGGCCGGTCTTCGGCTGCACCATCAGCGCCTCGGCGTTGCGCGGACCTGCGTCGTACTTGACGGTGTAGCGGGTGATGTCCACGGTCTGGTCGCGCAGGGCCTTGGGCTCGGCGAAGCGGTAGATCCACACCTCGGGCCAGGTGCCGTCGAGGTTGTCGCCGATGTCGCCGACGTACAGATCGCCGTCGGGGCCCATCGAGACGGCCTCCACGTCGCGGGCGTTCACCCCCCGCATCGTCACCCTGGCGACGGTCTTCCCCGTGGCCGAGTCGACGGCGTAGACATACGGCCCGTCGCCGCTGTCGTTGTGCGTCCAGTACACCCCCGGGTGCAGCCGGCTCGCGACCAGTCCGCTGGACTCGGTGATCCGCGGGTCAGTGATCCTGAACGCCGCGGAGGGCCCGCTGTCGGCGACGGCGGGCGCGGCGGAACCGCAGGTCAGAACGAAGACGGCAAGGCCGGCGGCCGCCGGGAGATACGCGCGCATGCACCCCAGTGTCCATGGTCCCCCGCAGGTCCGGGATGATGCCCCGCATGCGTTACCTCTTCGTCGGCGACTCGATGACCGTCGGCACCGCGGGCGACTACACGTGGCGCTACCGCATGTGGCAGCACCTGTGCGGCCTCGGCGAGCCCTTCTCGGTGGTGGGCCCGCGCACCACGCTGTACGACAGATCGGCCGACGCGGCGGTCTCCGCGGACTACGCGGACCCGTCCTTCCCGCCGCGCGCCCGGCGCCATCTCGCGGGCTGGGGCGAGGGCTGGCAGCACATGGTCCCGCTGATCGGCGACGCGGTACGCGACCACCGCCCGGACGTACTGCTGATATCGCTCGGCCTGATCGACCTCGGCTTCTACACCGACGCCGAGCAGACGGCCGTCAACGTACGGCACTTCATCGACGCCGCCCGCGCGGCCAGGCCCCGGGTGCGGATGGTGCTGCTGCCGGTGATCGCGAACATCAGGGCCGACCTCGACCCGGGCTTCGGCGACCAGTGCGCGGAGCTGAACGACCGGATGGCCAAGGCGGTCGCCGAATACGACACCGCCGCCTCGCCGCTGCTGATGGCCTCCCGGCCCGAGGGCTACGACGTCAATCTTCACACCTACGACGGCACGCACCCCAACGCGGCGGGCGAGCACAAACTCGCGGCGGCCTTCGCGAACGCGATGCACCAGGCGTGGGACCTCGGAGCGCCGTACGACGAGGACTGACGCGGCGGGCGCCTTCCGGGCGCCCGGCCTGCCCGGGGGGCGTTCCGCCGGCACGGCGTGCGGTCCGGGTGGGCCGCCCTGCGGCGGACGGCCCACCCGGAACTCCTGTCGTGGCGCGGTGCCGGAGAGTGGCCCCGGCACGGGTACCGCTTCCCGGCGCCGGGCTACTGTGCGGTCAGGGTGAAGCTCTGGGCGGGGCCGCCGTTGCCGGTCGACCCGTCGGCATCGTCCACGCACTTGCCGCTGTTGGTGTTCTTCACCGTGTACCACATGGCGGTGTCGATCGGACCGGTGCCGCCCCCGCCCGAGGAGGAGGTCGTCACCGTCACCGTGTTCGACGCGGCCGACACGTTCCCCGCCGCGTCCACCGCCTTGACCGTGTACGAGTACGACGTCGACGCGCTCAGACCCGAATCCGTGAACGACGTACCCGAGGCGGTACCGACCTGGCCGCCGCCACGCCAGACCTGATACCCCGTCACCTCCACATCGTCCGTCGACGCCTTCCACGCCAGGGACACCGACGTGCCCGACACGGTCGCGGCCAGACCCGACGGAGCCGAGGGAGCCGTCGTGTCGCCGCCACCGCTCGTGCCCTGTGTCCAGGTGAAGTGGCCGGCGCGGCCACCGCCACCCCCTTCCCCGCGGGCCAGGGCCCGGCCCCGGCCGTGCTCGACAACGACGGCAGCACCCGCTGGACCAGCGGCGCCGCCCAGGAGCCGGGCCAGTACGTCCAACTGGACCTCGGCCGCCGAACGGCCTTCCGCGGCGTCGCGATCGACTCCGGCGACGATCTCGGCGACTGCGCCCGCGGCTGGCGGCTGTCCGTCAGCGACGACGGCGCCCACTGGCGGACAGCCGCGCAGGGCACCGGCACCGGCACCGGCACCGGCACCGGCCAGCTCACCACCGCCGACCTGCACCGCACCACCAGTGCCCGCTACCTGCGCGTCACCCAGACCGGCACGGCAGGCAACTGGTGGAGTCCGGCCGGCATCCGCCTCTACCGCTGACCGGCCGTCGGACGCGCGTCACGCCGCCCGACCCGAGCTGGGCGGGTCAGGG
It encodes the following:
- a CDS encoding metal-dependent transcriptional regulator, with the protein product MSGLIDTTEMYLRTILELEEEGVVPMRARIAERLDQSGPTVSQTVARMERDGLLHVAGDRHLELTEEGRRSATRVMRKHRIAECLLVDVIGLEWEQVHAEACRWEHVMSEAVERRVLELLRHPTESPYGNPIPGLEELGEKGDADPFLGEGMVSLTELQPGAAGASVVVRRIGEPIQTDAQVMYTLRRAGVQPGAVVSVTGSPGGVLVGSGGEAAELDAEVASHVFVAKR
- a CDS encoding SIS domain-containing protein gives rise to the protein MIEPSEDLADRYFDSAITLLGRVRDEEGTGIRAAAAAVTDVIASGGRVFVFGAGHSSLPAQDVVYRAGGLALINLLAVPGAVGVDVVPATLGSALERVEGLADAVLETSPARDGDLLFVISLSGRNTLPVEMAQNARSRGLTVIGVTSLVYAEGTRSRHASGTFLKDHCDIVLDSKIPVGDAELTDDRIPAPFAPVSTVVTSALMQAVMATAATGLAARGITPPMIRSGNVDGGHEWNRAIFEEHRDRIFFRS
- a CDS encoding PAS domain-containing protein; protein product: MEISCDAAHTGVECCDVQPFDAQPKGDEQLLSALLNGMEAGLCAFDRDGVVTHWNTEATRILGWTADDAIGRHGFDGWAARSADAGQVEKLLLAAMDANGRQVHEFALVTKDGRRVLIRAQCAAVPGPDDRPSGVYCAFSEVHTQIDLERSIALSESLFADASWGVVVIDADLRPAQANAQAARMLCTTREVLLGRPIGELLAQGAEELENALQHVLAEGAPPATNELWVSPRGDETATRYCWRSGFVRLGSPLGEEPVPLGVGWLFADVTGQKTAEKDGAQVRFRYQQLHRADRAAAECESALEAATLQLDFALAAFADHALVDLVDGAGRLIRIAATPEGEPGPCRPLPTNAVPVGYDTAHPARQAVERQGTVRASSGTPDHGEPESRARTDEWAAARRWPPGTVHGLATVLRSRGRTVGALTFLRGSGRRLFDRADAAYAEDVAARVAMALDLADLSGDR
- the pdxH gene encoding pyridoxamine 5'-phosphate oxidase; the encoded protein is MRKQYRATGLTEAELPADPYEQFAHWFAEAVRATGGGLLAEPNAMVVSTADADGVPSSRTVLLKGYDQHGFVFYSNYGSRKGRELAANPRASLLFPWHPIARQVIVGGTVVRVSAQETAAYFHSRPHGSQLGAWASEQSRVVASRTALEERYAEVAGRWPEGAQVPVPPTWGGFRVEASSVEFWQGRENRLHDRLRYVRGGDGGWTVERLAP
- a CDS encoding citrate synthase 2, whose translation is MSDFVPGLEGVVAFETEIAEPDREGGSLRYRGVDIEELVGHVSFGNVWGLLVDGRFDPGLPPAEPFPIPVHSGDIRVDVQAALAMLAPVWGLRPLLDIDADQARDDLARAAVMALSYVAQSARGQGLPMVPQQEIDKAGSITERFMIRWRGEPDPRHVAALDAYWTSAAEHGMNASTFTARVIASTGADVAAALSGAVGAMSGPLHGGAPSRVLGMIEEIERTGDAEGYVKAALDRGDRLMGFGHRVYRAEDPRARVLRRTARELGAPRYEVAEALEKAALAELHARRPDRVLATNVEFWAAIMLDFAEVPASMFTSMFTCARTAGWSAHILEQKRTGRLVRPSARYVGPAPRSPRDVHGYEGIVH
- the serC gene encoding phosphoserine transaminase, whose product is MADIQIPADIKPSDGRFGAGPSKVRTEALDALAATGTSLLGTSHRQAPVKNLVGQVRDGVRQLFSLPDGYEVVLGNGGSTAFWDIATHGLITEKSQHLSFGEFSSKFAKAAQLAPWLADPTIVKSEPGTHPEPSAEAGVDVYAFTHNETSTGVAAPLRRVAGADDGALVLVDATSGAGGLPVDITETDVYYFAPQKSFAADGGLWIAVFSPAALERAATIAASGRHIPAFFDLPTAIDNSVKNQTYNTPALATLFLLKEQLEWINGQGGLDWAVKRTGDSSSRLYGWAEKAAYATPFVADPAQRSQVIGTIDFEDGIDAAAVAKVLRANGIVDTEPYRKLGRNQLRVAMFPAVDPADVEALTASIDYVIGQL
- a CDS encoding GDSL-type esterase/lipase family protein; protein product: MRYLFVGDSMTVGTAGDYTWRYRMWQHLCGLGEPFSVVGPRTTLYDRSADAAVSADYADPSFPPRARRHLAGWGEGWQHMVPLIGDAVRDHRPDVLLISLGLIDLGFYTDAEQTAVNVRHFIDAARAARPRVRMVLLPVIANIRADLDPGFGDQCAELNDRMAKAVAEYDTAASPLLMASRPEGYDVNLHTYDGTHPNAAGEHKLAAAFANAMHQAWDLGAPYDED
- a CDS encoding fibronectin type III domain-containing protein is translated as MARLLGGAAGPAGAAVVVEHGRGRALARGEGGGGGRAGHFTWTQGTSGGGDTTAPSAPSGLAATVSGTSVSLAWKASTDDVEVTGYQVWRGGGQVGTASGTSFTDSGLSASTSYSYTVKAVDAAGNVSAASNTVTVTTSSSGGGGTGPIDTAMWYTVKNTNSGKCVDDADGSTGNGGPAQSFTLTAQ
- a CDS encoding discoidin domain-containing protein, with the translated sequence MAGAATATPFPAGQGPAPAVLDNDGSTRWTSGAAQEPGQYVQLDLGRRTAFRGVAIDSGDDLGDCARGWRLSVSDDGAHWRTAAQGTGTGTGTGTGQLTTADLHRTTSARYLRVTQTGTAGNWWSPAGIRLYR